A genomic stretch from Microbacterium proteolyticum includes:
- a CDS encoding efflux RND transporter permease subunit, which produces MSYLAVLSLKNRALIALVTIVAAIFGGLALTSLKQELIPSIEFPQLAVVTTYPGASPEVVEADVSTPIESAIRGVEGLESTTATSTTNSSIVSASFTYGTDLAAAQQKILAAIARIDDQLPESADTTVASASIDDFPVIQLAVTGFSDAEATQSILQTSVVPDLEDVDGVNAAQIVGGTGQRVTVTPDAGRLAERGFSQQAITDALDANGILFPGGSLTEGDETLTVQTGSKLTSVDEIAALPLVPTDAAQIAAGATTIGDVAGVELQADPVTTRSRVDGQPALTIAVTKLPAANTVDVSRGVLAALPGLESSLGEGATFTVVFDQAPYVQQSIDALAQEGLLGLVFAVIVILVFLLSVRSTLVTAISIPTSVLITFVGLQAFGYSLNILTLGALTIAIGRVVDDSIVVIENIKRHYVGDAPKIPTIVRAVREVAAAITASTITSVAVFLPIAFVGDVTGELFRPFSLTVTIAMTASLLVSLTIVPVLASWFLKPGTVVRDAEGNPIDPEAPDAPPSRLQKAYVPVLSWTLKHSWVTLILAVLVLGGTVATVPLLKTDFLGDSGQNTFTVTQKIGSAPSLDAEDAAAQRVEAVLLETPGVETVQTSIGSSGSALRDAFSGGGTGITYSITSESGADQVELRERVRTALEALTDAGEIEVRAAGGGFGSTDITVDVTAADGQSLQEASDSVVAELQGRDGIGQVTSSLSASLPFVSVRVDRAAAAERGLSEQAVGALVSGAQQPRQAGTVELDGRGVTVYLATANPPQTIDDLRALEVPTATGTVRLDEIATVDESQTPPSITTARGLRTASITVTPTSDDLGASSTTVRDALAAVQLPEGASAEVGGVVSDQQDAFTQLGLALLAAILIVYVVMVATFKSLRQPLELLVSVPFAATGAILMLLITGVPLGVAGMIGALMLVGIVVTNAIVLIDLVNQYRARGLSVHDATIVGGARRLRPILMTALAAIFALVPMALGITGHGGFISQPLAVVVIGGLVSSTFLTLLVLPTLYNLVEGASERRRARRAARGPAADERVGDVRADDERTDDARRHDDEHPVTRRAFRAQH; this is translated from the coding sequence TTGTCGTATCTGGCCGTACTGAGCCTGAAGAACCGTGCCCTCATCGCCCTGGTCACGATCGTCGCGGCGATCTTCGGTGGCCTGGCTCTGACGAGCCTGAAGCAGGAGCTCATCCCCTCCATCGAGTTCCCGCAGCTCGCGGTCGTCACGACCTACCCCGGGGCCTCGCCCGAGGTCGTCGAAGCCGACGTGTCGACGCCCATCGAGAGCGCCATCCGCGGTGTCGAGGGCCTGGAGTCGACCACGGCCACCAGCACGACGAACTCCTCGATCGTGTCGGCATCCTTCACCTATGGCACCGACCTGGCGGCGGCGCAGCAGAAGATCCTCGCTGCGATCGCCCGCATCGACGATCAACTGCCCGAGTCGGCCGACACCACCGTCGCCTCCGCCAGCATCGACGACTTCCCCGTCATCCAGCTCGCCGTCACCGGGTTCTCCGACGCCGAGGCCACCCAGTCGATCCTGCAGACGAGCGTCGTGCCCGACCTCGAAGACGTCGACGGGGTCAACGCCGCGCAGATCGTCGGCGGCACCGGCCAGCGCGTCACCGTCACCCCCGACGCCGGCCGGCTCGCCGAGCGCGGCTTCAGCCAGCAGGCGATCACCGATGCGCTGGACGCCAACGGCATCCTGTTCCCGGGTGGCTCGCTGACCGAGGGCGACGAGACGCTCACCGTGCAGACCGGGTCGAAGCTCACCAGCGTCGACGAGATCGCGGCGCTCCCGCTCGTGCCCACCGACGCGGCTCAGATCGCCGCGGGGGCGACCACGATCGGCGATGTCGCCGGCGTGGAGCTGCAGGCCGATCCCGTCACGACGCGGTCGCGCGTGGACGGCCAGCCCGCGCTGACGATCGCCGTGACCAAGCTCCCCGCTGCCAACACCGTCGACGTCTCGCGCGGAGTGCTGGCGGCGCTGCCCGGCCTGGAGTCCTCCCTCGGCGAGGGGGCGACGTTCACGGTCGTCTTCGACCAGGCGCCGTACGTGCAGCAGTCGATCGACGCTCTCGCGCAGGAGGGACTGCTCGGCCTCGTCTTCGCCGTCATCGTCATCCTGGTGTTCCTGCTGTCGGTGCGCTCGACGCTCGTGACGGCGATCTCGATCCCGACGAGCGTCCTCATCACGTTCGTCGGACTCCAGGCGTTCGGCTACTCGCTGAACATCCTCACCCTCGGCGCCCTGACCATCGCGATCGGCCGGGTGGTCGACGACTCCATCGTCGTGATCGAGAACATCAAACGCCACTACGTCGGCGACGCTCCCAAGATCCCCACCATCGTCCGGGCGGTGCGCGAGGTGGCGGCTGCCATCACGGCATCCACGATCACCTCGGTCGCGGTGTTCCTGCCCATCGCGTTCGTCGGCGACGTCACGGGCGAGCTGTTCCGCCCCTTCTCGCTCACCGTCACGATCGCGATGACGGCGTCGCTGCTCGTCTCGCTCACGATCGTGCCGGTGCTGGCGTCGTGGTTCCTGAAGCCCGGGACCGTGGTCCGGGATGCCGAGGGCAACCCGATCGACCCCGAGGCGCCCGACGCACCTCCCTCGCGTCTGCAGAAGGCGTACGTGCCGGTGCTCAGCTGGACCCTGAAGCACTCGTGGGTGACGCTGATCCTCGCGGTGCTCGTGCTCGGCGGCACGGTCGCCACCGTTCCGCTGCTCAAAACCGACTTCCTCGGCGACTCGGGTCAGAACACCTTCACCGTGACGCAGAAGATCGGCTCGGCCCCCAGCCTGGATGCCGAAGACGCGGCCGCTCAACGAGTGGAGGCCGTGCTGCTCGAGACGCCGGGCGTGGAGACGGTGCAGACCTCCATCGGATCGAGCGGATCGGCTCTGCGCGACGCCTTCTCGGGCGGCGGCACGGGCATCACGTACTCGATCACCTCGGAGTCCGGTGCCGACCAGGTGGAGCTGCGGGAGCGCGTACGGACCGCGCTCGAAGCGCTGACGGATGCCGGCGAGATCGAGGTGCGGGCCGCCGGCGGCGGGTTCGGATCCACCGACATCACCGTCGACGTCACCGCGGCCGACGGGCAGTCGCTGCAGGAGGCGAGTGATTCCGTCGTCGCCGAGCTCCAGGGCCGTGACGGCATCGGTCAGGTGACGAGCAGCCTGTCGGCATCCCTCCCGTTCGTCTCCGTGCGGGTCGACCGTGCCGCCGCCGCGGAGCGCGGACTGTCGGAGCAGGCCGTCGGCGCCCTCGTGTCGGGAGCGCAGCAACCCCGCCAGGCGGGAACGGTCGAGCTGGACGGCCGCGGGGTGACCGTGTACCTCGCCACGGCGAACCCGCCGCAGACCATCGACGACCTGCGCGCCTTGGAGGTGCCGACGGCGACCGGAACCGTGCGGCTGGACGAGATCGCCACGGTCGACGAGAGTCAGACGCCGCCGTCGATCACCACAGCTCGGGGCCTGCGCACGGCATCCATCACCGTCACCCCGACCTCTGACGACCTCGGTGCCTCCTCGACCACGGTGCGCGACGCGCTCGCCGCGGTGCAGCTGCCCGAGGGGGCGAGTGCCGAGGTCGGCGGCGTGGTCAGCGATCAGCAGGACGCCTTCACCCAGCTGGGCCTGGCGCTGCTGGCGGCCATCCTCATCGTCTACGTCGTGATGGTGGCGACCTTCAAGTCGCTGCGTCAGCCGCTCGAGCTGCTCGTCTCGGTGCCGTTCGCCGCGACTGGTGCGATTCTCATGCTGCTGATCACCGGAGTGCCGCTCGGCGTGGCCGGAATGATCGGTGCGCTCATGCTGGTCGGCATCGTGGTGACCAACGCCATCGTGCTCATCGACCTCGTCAACCAGTACCGGGCGCGGGGCCTCAGTGTGCACGACGCGACCATCGTGGGCGGAGCGAGGCGTCTGCGGCCCATCCTCATGACGGCGCTCGCGGCGATCTTCGCCCTCGTGCCCATGGCGCTGGGGATCACCGGGCACGGCGGCTTCATCTCGCAGCCGCTCGCGGTGGTGGTGATCGGCGGTCTCGTGTCGTCGACGTTCTTGACGCTGCTCGTCCTGCCGACGCTCTACAACCTCGTCGAGGGTGCGAGCGAGCGGCGCCGGGCGCGGCGGGCCGCGCGCGGCCCCGCGGCGGACGAGCGCGTGGGCGACGTGCGCGCCGACGACGAGCGTACGGACGACGCACGCAGGCACGACGACGAGCATCCGGTGACGCGTCGCGCCTTCCGCGCGCAACACTGA
- a CDS encoding AMP-binding protein, protein MTTRTFSAILAERARADPDEPVVIDSVGTMTAGELNAAASALAHELVDRGVRRDDLVAVSLPNGRDFVVACFGIWRAGATPQPLSTDLTASERGALEDIAVPALAIGGRPASPDVEWLPDVRVAPRAGVLPDIAASCWKAPATSGSTGRPKIVRAAAGGTIDPSRPVAAFLPRAATQIVAGPLWHSAVFTYAFRGMLTGHRLIILDRFDPERWLDAVETHCATWGLLVPAMMARLLRLPDEVRAPERVASIESVLHMGAPCAPALKRAFLDWIGAERVDEVYAGSESNGLTRITGTEWLERPGSVGRPIGGTEIRIRDDDGRDLPAGASGLVWMRRGETAAYAYMGATSRRDDAGWDTLGDIGHLDDDGYLFLHDRADDVINRGGDKIAPALIEAVLEEHPAVAEAVAFGVGDDDLGQVAHAVVFLVDADADMGAVAAHVRELLGARAPAALHVSETPLRNDAGKVRRSALAERFRDTAHSP, encoded by the coding sequence ATGACGACGCGCACCTTCTCGGCGATCCTCGCCGAGCGCGCCCGGGCTGACCCCGACGAGCCGGTCGTGATCGACAGCGTCGGGACGATGACGGCGGGGGAGTTGAATGCCGCGGCCTCGGCGCTCGCGCACGAGCTCGTCGACCGCGGCGTGCGGCGCGATGACCTCGTCGCCGTCTCGCTGCCCAACGGCCGGGACTTCGTCGTCGCGTGCTTCGGCATCTGGCGCGCCGGGGCGACGCCTCAGCCGCTCTCGACCGACCTGACCGCCTCCGAGAGGGGTGCGCTCGAGGACATCGCCGTTCCGGCGCTCGCGATCGGAGGTCGGCCCGCGTCACCTGATGTGGAATGGCTGCCGGACGTTCGCGTCGCGCCGCGCGCGGGCGTGCTGCCCGACATCGCGGCCTCGTGCTGGAAAGCTCCGGCCACCTCGGGATCGACCGGACGCCCCAAGATCGTGCGGGCGGCTGCCGGTGGGACCATCGACCCTTCGCGACCAGTGGCAGCCTTCCTCCCGCGGGCGGCGACGCAGATCGTCGCGGGACCGCTCTGGCATTCGGCCGTCTTCACGTATGCCTTCCGCGGCATGTTGACGGGGCATCGTCTGATCATCCTCGATCGTTTCGACCCCGAGCGCTGGCTCGACGCCGTCGAGACGCACTGCGCGACCTGGGGACTGCTGGTGCCCGCGATGATGGCGCGCCTGCTGCGTCTGCCGGACGAGGTGCGGGCGCCCGAGCGGGTGGCCAGCATCGAGAGCGTGCTGCACATGGGGGCGCCGTGCGCGCCGGCGTTGAAGCGCGCCTTCCTCGACTGGATCGGTGCCGAGCGGGTGGACGAGGTGTACGCCGGCAGTGAGTCGAACGGCCTCACCCGCATCACCGGTACCGAATGGCTCGAGCGGCCGGGCAGCGTCGGTCGGCCGATCGGCGGCACCGAGATCCGCATCCGCGACGACGACGGGAGAGACCTCCCCGCGGGCGCGAGCGGGCTGGTGTGGATGCGGCGCGGTGAGACCGCCGCCTACGCGTACATGGGTGCGACCTCGCGGCGCGACGACGCGGGATGGGACACGCTGGGCGACATCGGCCATCTCGACGACGACGGATACCTCTTCCTTCACGACCGGGCGGACGACGTGATCAACCGCGGCGGCGACAAGATCGCCCCCGCCCTCATCGAAGCGGTCCTCGAGGAGCACCCCGCCGTGGCGGAGGCCGTCGCATTCGGCGTCGGCGACGACGACCTCGGTCAGGTGGCCCATGCCGTCGTCTTCCTGGTCGATGCCGACGCGGACATGGGTGCCGTGGCCGCCCACGTGCGCGAGCTCCTCGGCGCCCGCGCGCCCGCCGCGCTGCACGTGTCGGAGACGCCGCTGCGCAACGACGCGGGGAAGGTGCGGCGGAGCGCTCTCGCCGAGCGTTTCCGCGACACTGCGCATTCGCCGTGA
- a CDS encoding MSMEG_0565 family glycosyltransferase — protein MRIAQLTYSTKPRGGVVHTLALAEALAARGHEVEVWTLGRGDDTSFFRPVDPRVRVRVVPFPPRDGEGVGERIERSIELMAAALDSDADIVHAQDCISANAALRRGIPVVRTIHHLDTFTTPQLVACHDRAVTEPVARLCVSHAVAREVEEGYGVRPEVIANGVDAERFAAAAAAADARAQWRTQLGAYVLALGGIEPRKGSIDLLEAYALTRDAHPDLRLVFGGGETLFDYREYRERFEARAAELGIRPIILGPVDDAALPALVAEARALAFVSTKEGFGLAAMEALAAATPVVARDLPVIREVFGDAVLYASTPLEIAAQLDAVLRGRASVDTAAGVELARAHTWDRAARAHEEFYARVPLTSRR, from the coding sequence ATGCGCATCGCGCAGCTGACCTATTCCACCAAGCCCCGCGGCGGGGTCGTGCACACCCTCGCGCTCGCCGAGGCGCTCGCCGCGCGCGGCCACGAGGTCGAAGTGTGGACGCTGGGGCGCGGCGACGACACCTCGTTCTTCCGCCCGGTCGACCCGCGCGTGCGGGTGCGCGTCGTGCCCTTCCCACCGCGCGACGGCGAGGGCGTGGGGGAGCGCATCGAGCGCTCGATCGAGCTGATGGCCGCGGCCCTGGACTCGGATGCCGACATCGTCCACGCGCAGGACTGCATCTCGGCGAACGCGGCGCTTCGTCGCGGCATCCCGGTCGTCCGCACGATCCACCACCTCGACACCTTCACGACGCCCCAGCTCGTGGCGTGCCATGACCGCGCCGTCACCGAGCCGGTCGCCCGACTGTGCGTCTCGCACGCGGTGGCGCGCGAGGTCGAGGAGGGGTATGGCGTACGCCCCGAGGTGATCGCGAACGGGGTGGATGCCGAACGGTTCGCCGCCGCGGCCGCGGCAGCCGATGCCCGCGCGCAGTGGCGGACGCAGCTCGGCGCGTACGTGCTGGCCCTCGGGGGCATCGAGCCGCGCAAGGGCTCGATCGACCTGCTCGAGGCCTACGCCCTCACGCGCGACGCGCACCCCGACCTGCGCCTGGTGTTCGGCGGCGGCGAGACGCTGTTCGACTACCGCGAGTACCGGGAGCGCTTCGAGGCGCGCGCGGCGGAGCTCGGCATCCGTCCGATCATCCTCGGGCCGGTCGACGACGCGGCGCTGCCGGCCCTCGTCGCCGAGGCGCGGGCGCTCGCCTTCGTCTCGACCAAGGAGGGCTTCGGCCTGGCGGCGATGGAGGCGCTCGCAGCCGCCACGCCGGTGGTCGCCCGCGATCTGCCGGTCATCCGCGAGGTGTTCGGCGACGCCGTGCTCTACGCGTCGACGCCGCTCGAGATCGCCGCCCAGCTCGACGCGGTGCTACGCGGACGGGCGTCGGTCGACACGGCCGCCGGGGTCGAGCTCGCCCGCGCCCACACCTGGGACCGCGCCGCGCGGGCGCACGAGGAGTTCTACGCCCGCGTACCGCTGACGAGCCGGCGATGA
- a CDS encoding carbon-nitrogen hydrolase family protein, with protein MASVTMAAVAAHFGRDVERTLAKLPGIVEDARDRGVDLLVLPDATIGGYLLDLHHPVEEGDGIPHSVEIDGPEVAAIVALAGDMTVCFGIAERAVDGGEERRYNTAVCVNGEGILGVHRKVHLPLGESEVYAAGDDFRAFDTPVGRIGMLIDFDKTFPEAARSVALDGAQVIACLSAWPASVTDRSDRIRNDRQAHLFDLYDCARAAENQVYLVSSNQTGVLGGLRFLGQAKVVDPAGEIVAKTWAKGGLAVAEADVSSDIARARRSLNHLAQRAEHAYRLSAPA; from the coding sequence ATGGCATCCGTCACGATGGCTGCGGTGGCGGCCCATTTCGGTCGCGACGTCGAGCGCACGCTCGCGAAGCTCCCCGGCATCGTCGAGGACGCGCGTGACCGCGGCGTCGACCTTCTCGTGCTCCCGGATGCCACGATCGGCGGCTACCTGCTCGACCTGCACCACCCGGTGGAAGAGGGCGACGGCATCCCGCACTCCGTCGAGATCGACGGGCCCGAGGTCGCCGCGATCGTCGCTCTCGCGGGTGACATGACGGTGTGCTTCGGGATCGCCGAGCGTGCCGTCGACGGGGGCGAGGAGCGGCGGTACAACACCGCCGTCTGCGTCAACGGGGAGGGAATCCTCGGGGTGCACCGCAAGGTGCATCTGCCGCTGGGCGAATCGGAGGTGTACGCCGCCGGCGACGACTTCCGCGCGTTCGACACCCCGGTCGGTCGTATCGGCATGCTGATCGACTTCGACAAGACCTTCCCCGAGGCGGCACGGTCGGTCGCGCTCGACGGCGCCCAGGTCATCGCGTGCCTGAGCGCGTGGCCGGCGAGCGTGACCGACCGGTCCGACCGGATCCGCAACGACCGGCAGGCCCACCTGTTCGACCTCTACGACTGCGCGCGCGCGGCCGAGAACCAGGTCTACCTCGTGTCGTCGAACCAGACGGGCGTGCTGGGCGGACTGCGCTTCCTCGGGCAGGCGAAGGTCGTCGACCCCGCGGGCGAGATCGTCGCCAAGACCTGGGCGAAGGGTGGGCTCGCCGTCGCGGAGGCCGACGTCTCGAGCGACATCGCCCGCGCGCGCCGCTCGCTCAACCACCTCGCGCAGCGCGCCGAACACGCCTACCGGCTCAGCGCGCCGGCATAG
- a CDS encoding MSMEG_0569 family flavin-dependent oxidoreductase, with amino-acid sequence MIAVDLQPGDHYPAVIVGGGQAGLSVSWHLAQAGVRHVVIERESAAHEWRDGRWDNFTLVTPNWHCRLPGYAYDGPDPDGFMTRDEVYAWVRRYADTFDAPIAEGVEVRRVDRRDDGVFVVQTSAGEITADAVTSATGGYHRPITPSWADDLPERVVQLHSHHYRNAGQLPGSVLVVGTGQSGTQIAEDLHLEGRQVHLAVGRAPRVARFYRGRDCMTWLADMGVYDVPVGEQAAAKRAATNHYVTGRDGGRDIDLRLFAAQGMGLHGRAIGIADGTLAFDDSLAANLDRADAVAESIKNDIDAYIAREGIDAPVEPRYQPVWTPAGGPTRLDLDEIDAVVWAIGFRADWSWLGDLDVLDASGHPAHERGETAVPGFTFVGLPWLHTWGSGRFHAIARDAEHVAASIVAGSRSVLAVR; translated from the coding sequence ATGATCGCCGTCGACCTGCAGCCGGGCGATCATTACCCCGCGGTCATCGTCGGCGGCGGGCAGGCCGGCCTGTCGGTCAGCTGGCACCTCGCGCAGGCGGGGGTGCGGCACGTCGTGATCGAGCGGGAGTCCGCGGCGCACGAGTGGCGCGACGGGCGGTGGGACAACTTCACCCTCGTGACCCCCAACTGGCACTGCCGGCTTCCCGGTTACGCCTACGACGGCCCCGACCCCGACGGGTTCATGACCCGCGACGAGGTCTACGCCTGGGTGCGCCGCTACGCCGACACGTTCGACGCGCCGATCGCCGAGGGCGTGGAGGTACGGCGGGTCGACCGCCGCGACGACGGCGTGTTCGTCGTGCAGACCAGTGCGGGCGAGATCACCGCGGATGCCGTCACGTCGGCGACCGGGGGTTATCACCGCCCCATCACGCCGTCGTGGGCCGACGACCTGCCCGAGCGCGTCGTGCAGCTGCACTCGCACCACTACCGCAACGCGGGACAGCTCCCGGGTTCGGTGCTCGTGGTGGGGACGGGGCAGTCGGGCACGCAGATCGCCGAGGACCTCCACCTCGAGGGACGCCAGGTGCACCTCGCCGTGGGGCGCGCGCCGCGCGTGGCGCGGTTCTATCGCGGGCGGGACTGCATGACGTGGCTCGCCGACATGGGCGTCTACGACGTGCCGGTGGGGGAGCAGGCCGCGGCCAAACGCGCGGCGACAAATCACTACGTCACCGGGCGCGACGGCGGACGCGACATCGACCTCCGCCTCTTCGCGGCGCAGGGGATGGGCCTGCACGGGCGGGCGATCGGCATCGCCGACGGAACCCTCGCGTTCGACGACAGCCTCGCGGCCAACCTCGACCGGGCCGACGCGGTCGCCGAGTCGATCAAGAACGACATCGACGCCTACATCGCCCGCGAGGGGATCGACGCTCCGGTCGAGCCGCGCTATCAGCCGGTGTGGACGCCCGCGGGAGGCCCCACCCGACTCGACCTCGACGAGATCGACGCCGTCGTCTGGGCCATCGGCTTCCGCGCGGACTGGTCGTGGCTCGGCGACCTCGATGTGCTCGACGCGAGCGGTCACCCCGCACACGAGCGCGGAGAAACGGCGGTGCCCGGCTTCACGTTCGTGGGACTCCCCTGGCTGCACACGTGGGGATCGGGGCGCTTCCATGCGATCGCCCGCGATGCCGAGCACGTCGCCGCCTCGATCGTGGCGGGGTCGCGGAGCGTCCTCGCGGTGCGCTGA
- a CDS encoding MSMEG_0570 family nitrogen starvation response protein encodes MRFAVRWPDGVESSHYSPSLVMHDYLTTGSRYDVADFVARSSEALDAAGERVRAAYGFACTSAMASRDEIVRAATAYPDGEVTVLRMEPPLPVGAS; translated from the coding sequence ATGCGCTTCGCGGTGCGCTGGCCCGACGGTGTCGAGTCCTCGCACTACTCGCCGAGCCTCGTGATGCACGACTACCTCACCACCGGCAGCCGCTACGACGTTGCCGACTTCGTCGCGCGATCGAGCGAGGCCCTGGATGCCGCGGGCGAACGCGTGCGGGCCGCCTACGGCTTCGCGTGCACCTCGGCCATGGCATCCCGTGACGAGATCGTGCGGGCGGCGACGGCCTACCCCGACGGAGAGGTCACCGTGCTGCGCATGGAGCCTCCCCTCCCGGTGGGTGCGTCATGA
- a CDS encoding carbon-nitrogen hydrolase family protein, whose product MTMKVASVSANFTRDLEQNYALIADLVTEARAAGVSFLAFPEAAIGGYLSSLGNHGDTVKTTKRSMPPAIRLDGPEIARVQELVGDMVVTIGFCELADDGETRYNAAVCLDGENIYGSYRKVHQPLGENMSYSAGDTYRAFDTPVGRVGMQICYDKAFPEAARMLALDGAEIVVSMSAWPAARTATAENLQDDRWTYRFNQFDIARALDNQVFWMASNQSGTFGSLRYVGNAKVVDPGGNILATTLLGTGLAIAEIDIEETFRTMRGGMFHLRDRRPDVYASVAETVGEHVEGWKELARA is encoded by the coding sequence ATGACCATGAAAGTCGCTTCCGTCTCGGCGAACTTCACCCGAGACCTGGAGCAGAATTACGCGCTCATCGCCGACCTGGTGACCGAGGCGCGCGCCGCGGGGGTGTCGTTCCTCGCGTTCCCCGAGGCCGCCATCGGCGGATACCTCTCCTCGCTCGGCAACCACGGCGACACCGTCAAGACCACGAAGCGCTCGATGCCGCCGGCCATCCGGCTCGACGGACCCGAGATCGCCCGCGTGCAGGAGCTCGTCGGCGACATGGTCGTGACGATCGGCTTCTGCGAGTTGGCCGACGACGGGGAGACGCGGTACAACGCCGCGGTGTGCCTGGACGGCGAGAACATCTACGGCTCGTACCGCAAGGTGCACCAGCCGCTGGGCGAGAACATGTCGTACTCGGCCGGTGACACCTATCGCGCCTTCGACACCCCCGTCGGGCGCGTGGGCATGCAGATCTGCTACGACAAGGCGTTCCCCGAGGCCGCGCGCATGCTCGCCCTCGACGGTGCCGAGATCGTGGTGAGCATGTCGGCGTGGCCCGCGGCGCGCACCGCGACCGCCGAGAACCTGCAGGACGACCGGTGGACCTACCGGTTCAACCAGTTCGACATCGCGCGGGCCCTCGACAACCAGGTGTTCTGGATGGCATCCAACCAGTCGGGCACCTTCGGATCGCTCCGCTACGTCGGCAACGCCAAGGTCGTCGACCCGGGCGGCAACATCCTGGCGACGACGCTTCTCGGCACCGGGCTCGCCATCGCCGAGATCGACATCGAGGAGACGTTCCGGACGATGCGCGGGGGCATGTTCCACCTGCGCGACCGGCGACCCGACGTCTACGCCTCGGTCGCCGAGACGGTCGGGGAGCACGTCGAGGGATGGAAGGAGCTGGCCCGTGCCTGA
- a CDS encoding MSMEG_0572/Sll0783 family nitrogen starvation response protein, with amino-acid sequence MTTDIDAQIAENIAKSLGEVPHPSLPKGSNIYGSTKLFPDFQAEDGETYFTLIHGIPHESSVSFVAILQATRALRKGFESAIYLYGPGTLAATANRGFPTTGDAGFPGELNMNNSLETFIKEGGTVYCCRFGLALHGIREEDLIEGVIPAHPLDVQDALIYYARKGAIINSTYNL; translated from the coding sequence ATGACCACCGACATCGACGCTCAGATCGCCGAGAACATCGCCAAGTCCCTCGGCGAGGTCCCCCACCCCTCGCTCCCCAAGGGCAGCAACATCTACGGCTCGACCAAGCTCTTCCCCGACTTCCAGGCGGAGGACGGCGAGACCTACTTCACGCTCATCCACGGCATCCCGCACGAGTCCTCGGTGAGCTTCGTCGCGATCCTCCAGGCGACCCGCGCCCTGCGGAAGGGCTTCGAGTCGGCCATCTACCTGTACGGTCCGGGAACGCTGGCCGCCACCGCCAACCGCGGCTTCCCGACCACGGGCGACGCGGGCTTCCCGGGCGAGCTGAACATGAACAACTCGCTCGAGACGTTCATCAAGGAGGGCGGCACGGTCTACTGCTGCCGCTTCGGCCTGGCCCTGCACGGCATCCGCGAGGAAGACCTCATCGAGGGCGTCATCCCCGCGCACCCGCTCGACGTGCAGGACGCGCTCATCTACTACGCGCGCAAGGGCGCAATCATCAACTCCACCTACAACCTCTGA